GATGCATATTGGTTAGTTAATTAATTTGTACATGTACAAAGTAGTTCTTAAATACCTGCGTAAATAAAATACATTGtgcatttgtttctttttttttactcaaTCTGATTCATCATGTTTTTAGGATTAACTGCTGTCGACCAAACGTTTTCTTTTACTTTGATCATCAGTATATTAAAAAGAGGCTATACAGATTGACATGTAAAATAGATGTTAATAGATTTACCATAAAAAATActttcaaaatattttattattttccatTGAAATATGTCATATTTTTATAGAAATAGTTAGTTAaagtttcacctttgtagaccaTATGTATTTGGAGGCGTTTTGTTGGCTATATGTTAGCTCAGAAAATGATACGGTCaactaaaattttgaaataaattaacTGGGACAGTTAGTTGTCCTCTTGTCTCCAGTCAGTTCATACAAATTTCTTGAATATAAATTCCGTAGCAAAATCACACAATTCATTGTGGTATCACCGTATATCAGCTGCATAATGCACAGGCCGACCATTACGTGGAATGTAGCCATCTTCTGAATAAGTGGCGAGATCAAAATGTCATGGCAATACACTCCTCTCTCACAGCTGCAAATAGGTCGGAGTTCATGTATCTCTCGCCCCCGCTTGGAAACATGGTGACAATCATCTTCCCCTTGTTTTCTTCTCTCGACGCGACCTAAAGGCATGTTAATTTGAAGATTTACCGATAAATTTCAGGATGGTTGacactccctccgtttcaaattgtaggtcattttagcttttcaaggtgcatagtttttgctatgcacctagatatagtggatgtctagatgcataatattatctatgaacctagaaaagtcaaaacgacctacaatttgaaacggagggaatagATGTTAATGGAAGAGCCTTTAGTTAGGACATATTGCAAACCTTCAAGCATGCTGCCATGTTTGCTCCAGAAGATATACCCACAAGAAGGCCCTCTTCCTTGGCCAGTCTCCTTGCGGTCACCATTGCCTCCTCAGTGGTCACTGTGACAGACTCATCGATAACTGAGGTGTCCAGTACTTCAGGTATAAATCCCGGGCCTATTCCCTGGATTTTATGTTTTCCTGGTTCGCCACCTGAAGGATAGTAATACTATGTCAATATGCCATTACCAATCAATGTGCAAAATTGATTGCAATTGTTCAGTGTCGAAAACATCACCCTGTGCTAGTCCAAACAAAGCATGACCTGGAGTCTAGACATATATAGACAGTAGGGGCCATACAGCCATACTGGAAAGTGAATTATTTCTAGGCAAACATTAGCTACTTGATGGAATACTTTCTGGGAGCATAGAGCCACTCAATGACAATTTTTTCTCTGGCTATCTAACTTCCTATGTTAACCACAATCATGAGTTCTACGATCATATATTCAACTATTTATGTTTCTGAATAGCGTATTACCTGAAACAACTGGAGACTCTGCAGGCTCAACACAGATGATCTTGATAGCTGGGTTTTGCATCTTCAGATACTTTCCAACACCTGTTACCGTACCTCCTGAGCCAGAACCAGCTACAAATATGTCCACCTTGCCAGCAGTGTCCTTCCAAATCTCAGGTCCTGTATATCATATTATGTAAGTAACATGTAAATATGTAATGCATTATGGCAGCATGTAGAAACAGCACAGTGAGCTGTACTAGTTCCAGCAGAGTATATACTCTAGGATAGAAACTCCTATCTATCACTATTCTGTAATACAAGTTCTTGCAATATACAGGAAGTTTGGTGCAATATGTTTTGGTTTCTGGACTATCCATGACAGGGTCAATAAACATGGCGCAGGCAATCAGGTTGTGATACAATGATATTTGCATTATAGTCATGTGAGGAGGAAAAAACTGAAATAAGTGCTTAGCACCACCTTGCAAGTTGAAACATCAAGAAAGTGTAAAtttcagaaggaaaaaaaagaatcgGTACGCATTAGCTAATAGCTCGTGTTTACTGAAACAAAAATCATCATATTCAGGCTCATTCAGTAACCATACCAGTCCACCTAATATGTGCTTCAGGATTTGCTTTGTTCGAGAATTGATCAAGAACATGTACATTGGGCAATTCTTCTTTGAGCTCTTCAACCTTCTTGGTTATGCCTGGAAACCCAAGGGCTGGATCTGCATATGTCACCCAAGGGGAGAATGTCACCCATACAATTCCACTGAGAATTTAAAcaaaatccaaaacaaaaaaGGCAAGTAAGGTGATGCCAAAGCTTAAGCTTCCCAGAGCTCAACTTACCAGTCAAGTACAACTCTGCACCCATGTATCTCAACAGGATCTGCTTATCAAGTGAATATTGACCCGGCATAACTGCGACAAACCTGTAGCCTTTGCAAAGAGCAATGAGGACAATTCCTAACCCCAAGTTGCCGCTTGTCGGCTCGACGAGTGTTGTGACACCAGGTGAAATCAATCCCCTCTCCTCTGCATCTTCTATCATCCTTCAGAAGAAAACAGAAGCGTTACTATGTACTCTGTGCAAGTACAATTGTATGACTGAGGAACAGTAATGGAActggtagtttttttttgaaactaatGGAACTGGTAGTTAGGTGCAGCATAAATCATATCCTGATAGGGAAAATTAGGACCATGAAGGGCATGGGATTGCACAGCAAAAATGCAGGCCATACATGTCTGAACTTGGTAGTCATGTGCAGGGCACCCCACAAGATTGCCTGTTGACTTGTGTCCCCTCCTCACAGTTTGCTATTTTTCAGCTAAAGGTTAAATCAGATGATCCACAAACAGTCTGGTAGCTGAAACTGTTCAGAGTACCATCTCCACATCCTAACTAGTGAGtcaaaaatgaaggaaaagGTCAGACCTCAAAGCGCTTCGATCCTTGACGGAGCAGAGGGGCTGATATGCCTCGACCTTGCCGACGATCCGGGCGTCAACCCCATCCTTGCTGGCGATTCGCTTTAGCTCGATCAGAGGCGTCCATCCGATGAGCTGACGAAATCGTTGCACATGAACAATCAATCTCTCGTGGCACCTGAATTCGAAAGAGCAGAAAGGAGATGGAAGAGACAGAGAACGAGGAGAAGATAAGGGGCAGGCGCTTTGACCTGTGTGACATCAGAGGCGATGTGTTCTTGCTGCCCTTCGCTGGAAGACGAAGACGGGTTCAGCAGGGAGGGAACACCTCTCCTCCCAGCCTCCTCTCCCGCCATGGACGCTGCTTCACTCTCGTGTTTCTTGGCCTCTCACAACGGGGGAAGGAGATCCTCTGGTTGGCAGTCAGCGAAGACTGAAGGCTGCTAACTGCAGAGGACTACCGTTTGTAGCTGCACTTGCACCCGActttttttagcccttttttcgaaagattctcacaaatagatCCTTGGAGGAAACATTTCGAAAAATGGACCCTGAGCTTGGCGCTAATATTGATGGCGTCAAGCATACACGCCTCGGCGCCAGAGCCGCTGGCGCCTAGATCCTTACGCAGGTGCCTGGATGTTGACATGGCGCACACGCTTGGTGCCACCCAGCCTGGCGCCAAGCACGGTTACATAGCCACGGGAGGTTTTCTTTCTCTGTTTCGCATTGCACATTTCCtcgccggcccgccgctccttcccgccctcccgccgctcGTCCCTGTggtcgcccgcccgcccgcccgccgctccccagTCTCAGCCGCCCGcctggccgcccgccgccccccacGCCCGAccgcccgcccacccgccgCGGGTCCACGCGCCCGAccgcccgcccaccgccgctccccgcGACCGTCCCCTACAAGGTAATATAGAATAGTTAGatacaatttagataggtagatATAATTTAGATAGAATAGGTAGAATTTGGATAGGTAGGTATaatagttagatagaatagttggatagatagttagatagaatAGTTAGACAAATTTTCTTCATATGTAATTTTCTTTACAAAGTTATATAGTTAGTAAGGTAGTTAGTTAAATAGTTATATACTTAGTTACATAACTAAAAGTTAGTAGTACTTAGTAGTTAGTAGTTAGTAGTGAATTTGATAGTATCTATTTAGTTAGTTAATTCATACAAGAGATCTTGTATTTAGTATGGTTCATTTATATTTTACTAAATGAGTTGTTATTTTACAAATGAGTTGTGCATCGTTATGTGTACGGACTAGATGGACAACCTAGTTAGCATCTATCATGGAGGCATCGTGGAAAGAGATCATTATGGATATGTTGAGCTTGTTGAGATGCAAAGCGGGGCTGTGTTATTCGATGAGAAGTTTTCATTTTGTGAGTTGGTtacaagggctcgggaggagctacATTGCCATGGAGATGATGGTATCGTAGTGGAGGGTATACTTCACCTAGGTACCCCTCCCAACCTTCTAAGGAAGATGATCCCAATTCGGTGTGCGGACCAATGGGAGAAGTATGTGAGATCGGTTATGAAGTGCCAGTTCCAAAGTTTGGATGTGGTTGTGCGTCGGGTGTCAGTTGAGCCCATCCCTCGCTGGTCTTCCCCACCAATGGGTTAGCAGGCACATTTCGACCCTCCTGTCTCGGAACCTATTATCAACGTGGAGGTTGCACCTACGGTTCCCAATGTTGAATCTGCCCCTAATGAGGTAGTTGGAGATGCTTGTCGGACTCTTGATGTTGTGGTAGATCCTCCTCATGAGATCCTGTTGACACATAATCATCAGAGTAAGTGTCTTATCCGCACGCTTGTTGGGAGCTACCCCCTTCATTACAtccattttttccttctttcctcaaatgtttacttatgttgcaggAGATATTCCTGACAACATGGATGTGCCCCCAGTTGCTGCGCAAATGCACTGTGGAGATGGATTCCGTGgctccaatagtgttgaaattatgAATAATTCGGATGCATATGAGATGAGAATGGATCTTGAATGTGATGATGATCGCcctgttggagagatgacagatagtgatgttgagatgttcaggcgtatctTTCCCGACCACCGTGATCCAAGAGTTTACGAGTTCAACGATATTGCTCATTCCGATCATGCGttgcagaaggacgtgatgatgagctcctagaagctacTAAGACCGGCCCTAGCATGGTAATTGAGAAGGGTAGGGTATTCAAGAACTTCCCTGCATTGAAGAGGTGGTTGCATGCGTTTGCAGTGATACGAAAGAGACCTTACAAGGTGTTAcattcatatgcggagcgccgttacacagttgtgtgtgagAAGGAAGCTGCCCATAgagggtttgtgcaaggaaGCAAAAGGTAACGGGGAAGTGGAATATCATAAAAATTGTTGGgccacacaattgtgctgatCATGAGCTTAGAATGAAGCATCTACAGTTGACATCAACCCTCATTACCAAGCGGTTAATGGCAATATTGCAGTTAGAACCCAACATGAAGGTTAGGACAATTATCAGGACCGTTGAGGAGTTGtatggaggttatgtgataagttatggtaaagcttggagggctaagcagcgagcgtggaAGATGATATATGGGGACTGGGAGGCTGGGTACGAGCAGCTGCCGGTACTTTTCAATGCAATCaaagcggtgaatccaggcatgcattatgagtacataCCAAAACCAAATGAATGGAAGGACGGGAGACAGATATTCTTCCGTGCtttctggtgcttccctcagtgtGTCGAGgcctttaggcactgtcgtcCCATCTTCTCCATTGACGGTACATTCTTGATTAGCAAATACaggggcacacttcttatagccatatcctGTGACGCGAACAACAACTTagttcctttggcatttgcattggttgagagggagaacaatgacagttggggatGGTTCTTGAGGCTAGTATGGTTACATGTGGTTGGGCATGGTAGAGAGGTTGGCATCATATCTAATAGGCATCAGGGCATACTTAATGTCGTGCGAGAGCAGATAGAGGGGTATGCACCTTTGCACCATCGTTGGTGTACTTGGCACCTTGCCGAGAATCTACTccggaaggatggtgtgaaggataacTTTGAGCTGTTCTAGGATGCTGCTCGTCAGCTTGAGGACAGGTACTTTCAGCGGAAGTTGGAGCAGGTCAGGACcacaacaaatgcagaaggtagacAATGGCTCACAAGTTTGATGAGGGATCTGGACAAATGGACAAGAGCTCACGATGTCGGTGGAtggaggtacgagtttcagtgcagCAACATGGCagagtcattcaataagttgttCTAAGGGATATGTGGAATGCCCATGAACGCAATCGTTCAATTCACCTTCTACAAGCTTGTTTCTCGGTTCAATGATAGATACGCCTATGCATTGAAGTTACGGAGTGCTGGAGAGAAATGGCCTCCCAAAACAAAGGAACACCTAGAGAAGGCAAAAGAAAGGGCGGCCACACATGAGGTTATATGTTTTGACCTCAACACAGGGACTTATTAGGTGGAGCAGAGGGGCGGCACAACGTCCGACAGCAAGGTCTGAGAGTTGAGGATCCATGTGGTAGTCCTCCGAGATTTCACATGCACTTGTGGTAAACCAAGGCAATACCACCTTctatgttctcatttggtggcagcagctaTGCATCGCAACTTTGATATCGAGAACATGATACCTCACGAGTTCACTGTAGACACGCTTGTGCACACATGGAGCTCCCGCTTCGTGCCTTTTCGGGACCCCAGAGAGTGGCCTCCATATGATGGGCCTAAGTACATTGCGGATCCAGTTGGAACAAGCGTGGATCAAGGAAGAGGACGAGGCACAAGATGGTTATGGATCAGATACCCGGAAGAACAAGGCGTGGTAGAGCAACCCCATTTCTTACTGACCCCGAGCAGAACGAGTGTGGCAAGTGCGGTAGACTGGGCCACAATTCACGCACTTGCCATTGGCAGATTAGTGAGGTGCGAGTAGTGGTTGTTTTCATTATTTCGTATATGTTGTATTCAttcaattaattatgcatgtctCAATTTATGATTGCAATTGTGTCAATTATTTGTACATTTATAAGTTTATGTTTCATTGcatattgaattttttttcatttaatttttgtaggatggcgcaATTCCACCTGCTCGACCCGATGTACGCCCACGCCCACCGAGGATGTCTCatagcgggggggggggggagggaggtaATAATGTGTACGTGTTGATCGAATTTTTGTTAGCGTGCATGTGTTGTTTGTGAAATAACTGAAGACTGTGTTTAATTGCATGTAGGACCTTCCGCTCCTTTGTTCTAGAACCCACGATAGGTTCTTGGACATGCGGTACGATGACCGCTACACTCCTTTGCTGCAGGCTGCtggcctagatgtcatctcaTTTCAGGTTCGTCGTGGGTTGCCCAAGTTCAACTGAGCGGCCATAACAAcgttggttgacaggtactATCTTCAATCGTTGCGTCCATTCATAGCCTGTTGTTTATGCCCTTGCATATTTGACATGTAACCTTCCTTTGTCTAAAATGTAGGTGGCGGCCTGAGACTCATACCTTCCACTTGCCGTTCAGAGAGATGACAGTTATGCTCAAGGACTGTTAGAAGATGCTCGGTCTGACGATTCGCGGTGACGCAGTGACTGGGCCATGCAGGTCAAATGGTTGGAGAGAGCGAGTAGCGGCCTTCCTTGGCCGTGAGGTTGACGAGTAAGGTGCTCGCACTTCTGGTGTTCTAATCTCTTGGCTGCGGCAACAGTTTGCACAGTGCCCCGAGGATGCAGACGAGCACACTGTTGGGAACTACTGCAGGGCCTGGATCCTACACCTCTTCGCCTGTGTTCTCTTCCCCGACGCCACGGGTGACACAGCATCgtggatgtggatccactgcctcacGGACTGGAACCAGGCGGGTCAGTACAGCTGGGGCTCTGCAGTGTTGGGTTTTCTGTACCGACAGCTGTGCGAGGCTTGTCGTTGGTCTGCTACCTCAGCGTCAATTGGTGGATGCGTGTACCTACTGCAGTTGTGGATGTGGGCGTGTCTACCAGTTGGCCGTCCGGAGGTTCTATCTCACCGTGAGTGGTTCCCAGATCAGCCTCCTAGACGGCAGCCTACCTGGGCGTACCTTTGGGACCAGATTAGGGTTCCGCACACTAGGTTGGAGTGGGTGTACAGTGATTTCACGAATGAGCTAGACACGCTCACAGCGTCTAGTGTAAGTTAATTATAATTCCGAAGCCGATTTCAATTGGTTAAGTATATCATCTAACATCTTGTTTGGACATGTTGCAGGTGTTGTGGGAGCCGTACGTAGGAGAGGGGGCACTAACTTTTCCTCTTAGCACCATGTGTTCGAGCGACGATGACTTATATAGGATGAGGTGCCCCCTTATATGTTTCTATGCCGTCGAGTTCCACCTGCCTGATCAAGTTACACGCCAATTTGGGAGGAGACAGATTTGGCCGACGGCTCCATTCTCGACTAGCGTAGAGTTACAAGTATTTTGTTATTTCAATTATCTTGTGATGGTCCATTACATTAACTCAGGTTATAGGACTACGAGTAAGTTATAGGACTATGGGCAAGTTTTAACATCTTACGTGACATGCAGGTTGGATCGTAAGAAGAACAGGAAGTTTATGAGTGGCACGTATTCCACCAGCCTTACATTGACCAATGGGAGGAGTTCCATGACAATGTGGACGAGAACAATGAGCCACAGACAAACAGTGAGTACAAGAGATACCAAGCTTGGTACCAAGGTGCAACACGTTGTAGGCTGAGACTACAATGGACACAAGATGACTACGGCGACATCGAGTcctccgacgatgaagacacggcATACGACCAAAGTACTCGTGTAAGAAGGTaggtggaggcaggaccaatATTGGACAGAGTGCTAAGTCAATTGGATTATTTTTCTATGTTAAGTCACTTTTGTAGAATTAGTGATTTAGTGATTTAGGTATGTATGGACTTACTCATTCACTTTGTTGCAGGGCCATACCCTCAAAATCTCGGTTGATGACATTGAGCGGTTTTGTCCGAGAGTTAGGGATGACGAGACGCGTAGCTTCCTAGACGTAAAATCCTAAATATCCTTTGAAATATATTACTAATACCTTAAATTCTTTTAGTTAACCTATTCTTGTACAACAGAGACTGTCACGTCGGCTATGCCGTACGactgctcgttgtggttgcaggacagCCATGACGCGATACGTGCACGTTCCTTCCCCATGCACAGGAGGCATAGGTTTGTCTAGCCAAGCAACTATACGGGCCAAAGGCATTGCGTCtgaggatgatgacgacgacgacgacaaggacgatgatgaggaagatgagagGCACGAGGAGCTTGGCCTGTCTCAGATGCAGGATGTccccttgactcagcctacatAGCCTGCAGGCACTAGGAGACGCCGTCCACCTTCCCCTTACCCTCCAGGCACGGACGctcttggtcacaagggtaagggtgAGACTAGGAGGCAGCGAGGGTCTGTGGTAGATGTTTATCTGTAATAATATGGATTTTGTGGACTCCCATTACGAACTATTGTGTACATGTACTATTGTGGAGTCTCAAGTAACAATTAATTAGCTTGAATCCTTCATTGAGGGGTAATCTGCTGGTAACCCATAAGTTTCGGCCAGGTACCCGtccaaaattcaaacaaaagtgaaaaaaaagtttttcGTAAGTTTTGGCCAGTTAATCCATGGTTCAAACTGAATGAACTAATTGCACACTGCACATCATGCATAAAAGCAAAAACCAATCAATCCAAAACACCACACATGTACAAGGTAAAGTGAATAATGAGGGAAAGGTTTCTATAAATGATTGGTGG
Above is a genomic segment from Setaria viridis chromosome 4, Setaria_viridis_v4.0, whole genome shotgun sequence containing:
- the LOC117853030 gene encoding cysteine synthase: MAGEEAGRRGVPSLLNPSSSSSEGQQEHIASDVTQLIGWTPLIELKRIASKDGVDARIVGKVEAYQPLCSVKDRSALRMIEDAEERGLISPGVTTLVEPTSGNLGLGIVLIALCKGYRFVAVMPGQYSLDKQILLRYMGAELYLTDPALGFPGITKKVEELKEELPNVHVLDQFSNKANPEAHIRWTGPEIWKDTAGKVDIFVAGSGSGGTVTGVGKYLKMQNPAIKIICVEPAESPVVSGGEPGKHKIQGIGPGFIPEVLDTSVIDESVTVTTEEAMVTARRLAKEEGLLVGISSGANMAACLKVASREENKGKMIVTMFPSGGERYMNSDLFAAVREECIAMTF